Proteins encoded in a region of the Brachyhypopomus gauderio isolate BG-103 unplaced genomic scaffold, BGAUD_0.2 sc74, whole genome shotgun sequence genome:
- the LOC143491394 gene encoding LIM domain transcription factor LMO4-B, whose product MVNSQAAGGGCTPPRACAGCGGRISDRFLLFSMERYWHTRCLKCSCCQAQLGEIGTTCYSKGGMILCRNDYIRLFGHTGACSACGQSIPASEMVMKAQGNVYHLKCFSCATCRHRLVPGDRFHYVNGTIFCEHDRPGGASIGSHLQGNPVLPDQKVC is encoded by the exons ATGGTGAACAGCCAGGCGGCGGGCGGCGGGTGCACGCCCCCCCGGGCCTGCGCGGGCTGCGGCGGCCGCATCTCCGACCGCTTCCTGCTCTTCTCCATGGAGCGGTACTGGCACACGCGTTGCCTGAAGTGTTCTTGCTGCCAGGCCCAGCTGGGCGAGATCGGCACCACCTGCTACAGCAAAGGGGGCATGATCCTCTGCAGGAACGACTACATCAG gttgttTGGGCATACGGGAGCATGCAGTGCATGTGGACAGTCCATTCCTGCCAGTGAAATGGTTATGAAAGCACAGGGCAACGTCTACCACCTCAAG tgtttctcGTGCGCGACATGCAGACACCGGCTGGTCCCTGGCGACCGGTTCCACTACGTTAACGGCACCATCTTCTGTGAACACGACCGGCCAGGAGGTGCCTCGATTGGCTCCCATTTGCAGGGCAACCCTGTGCTGCCTGACCAAAAA GTTTGTTGA